tgaccgatacgggcatatttaaaatgtcttgctttaataatttaattgtcttcaatttaacctgcggttgcgtcgacaaaataaaatcttcacCCCTGTTATATACCATAgcaatccgcggtcataaaaataaaaacgtgtggtaaactgcccgattaaattaaataatgttttgatccgtattttgcgaattcggcaagtattcagatgtacttgttaacagttaCTCCGCTCAATtgaaatgctgccactctgattaattttagataaaaccgttcgaaaaatcaataaatatgctgtaacatctcagagtaaaatttatttcatcacaataaaattggttgaatatactttagattaattatattatatacatcctcacaacccgggGAAAAGTCGCTTTACCAGATTgtcgttgtctttagaaactcgccgccgatgaacgtatttaccagattcacaattccgtgcgcgtacaaaaataaaataattgtcatcgttatcgtggaacaaatttgcggaaaattttcgttttagagaaaataacataAACGTAAGGGCGTTcacgggcctaaataacacttacgctgatgagtgatgaataCAATCatgcgcaagtttctatcgagaatgttttcattccacggaaacgtcttgaaagcggcgtcgaaaatgtgtgacgtcacacaaatatccgatattcttatgaacgctaattccgatattcgaatgacgagatattcgaatacattcgaatactttattcgaattggccatccctggctgtagcaagagtaaagataactatcctaagtgatttaagagtcttgctgtgagtcttagtgtgcagcaagactcttgaatcacttaattaaattaatttaacttCTGCTCTTTTCAAATCTTAGTTAGGGCTCTTCTGATTCTGTAGACTAATAAGtgtttattttgtcaatatCTTCCTGGTGTACTGATTATGGGAATCAAGCTAAACTTGATAACCTATATTATTATTAGGCGGCATACATTAATTCCTTGAAGCCTAGCTTCACTTTAGTTGGTGTTATTTATTCCGTTCGTATCAGCtagtttattttgacttattaaaACAGATTACACCAAGCACGCGAGTTTGTGGCAACCATTTCAGACCCGAAGACATATATGAGACGCCTTCTGGTCGACGCCGTTTGCACCACAACTCAGttccatcaaaatttagttGGACAAAGTTAATTGCAGAGAGACCACTGCCAAACAGACTGAGGTAAAACagaatatatcattttttgaaTTAGACTATACCACCATACTAGtatcaaactaaaatttaaaattaaccaatttgaaaaaatattttgacagacTATAAAAGTCTAgaatatcagggtggtccaacattgtcggctccgcgggccacaaaattatttttgcattgttagcgggccacaatagtgccaagaataggtaaacagtgtaatacaaaataaacactttcattgtgcaaacacatagttataaGATATAGCCTGCTCTGGCTATTAGAATCTGTATTCGGTtcttagttttctatgatgcctacattgttagcatatattcccgacaaaaaagatagaaagccagatactAATTTAGACtaccaagcacatcattcaactttgctagttgcctcacAGCTAGCCATAACAATAGTCAATTCAGTGCCATTATTTGATTTACACATATACATGCAATGCAGAGGATTCAATACTTGAAGCTGTAATTTGGGTACAATATGACTTTTCACCGATATCTGCTTCATCATAtaattgagccgtcttatcatCCTTCCTTTCCCCAGGATGAATATGTGATTTCTTTgctaatgaattttattatatttgtacAGAACCACTGATGATGCCACTGTACCAAGCAGTCGGACCAGCAGTCTGAGTTTTAATCACATTAATCCTACTCAAGTGGATCACAACTACTGCATTGTAGTGAAAACAGCTGAAGAAAAACTTGAGCAAGCTTTAAAAGAAATTGAGAATTTAAAAACTCAAGTTTCAAAGCTGTCAATATCTAAATTCGGTATGGAACGTTTCAAGGCGTCAAGCTCCATGATTAAATATTATACTGGCTTTAGTTCCTATTGTTTATTGATTGACTTTTTCCACATATTGTTGGACTGTGCTAACTCTTTAACACTATGGTCTGCTGTAAGCGAAGAAGTTTATAATGGAAGTAGCGATTTTTTAGACCACCCTTGTAAGAAGCGATCGCTTCCACTGGCTGatgaactatttttatttttgtgtcgtCTGAGACAGGGCTTTGATGAGATCCATCTTAGTGATGTTTTTTGCATATCACAGTCCACTGTCTCTCGGATAGTTATCACATGGgctaattttctttattttacctTGGCATCTATCCCAATTTGGCCTACTGGTGAGCAGGTTTATGAAAATATGCCACAGTGTTTTAAAAACCAAGGTTATGAATCTACACGCATAGTCCTTGActgttgtgaaattttatgcCAGTCACCATCTTCACTCATGCTCCAAAGtgagtttttttcattttataaaaaccatacaacattaaaatgtttattgggTATTGCTCCTCATGGTCCAATAACTTTTGTCAGTTTATTATTTTGCGGTAGCATATCAGACAGTGAAATAACCCGAAGATCTGGAATTTTGAGTTTGCTTGAAAGAGGGGATTCCGTAATGTGCGACAAAGGATTTGCCATCAGGAGTCTCTTGGAAGTGAAAGGTGTGGGTCTAAATATTCCTCCATTCAACTTTAACGGGCGGTTCACATATGAGGAGGCATTGCGGTCCAGCAAGATTGCTTCACTTAGAGTCCATGTAGAACGAGCAATCAGAAGGGTGAAAGAATATCAGTTATTCGAAGGCAGAATACCACTGAGTATGCTAGGAACAGTTAATCAACTATGGACCGTTGCTTGCTTATTAACCAACTTTAGCGGTCCTTTGTTTTAGAAGTagttatttagttttatttttcagttttagtttgtttattgttgaataattatttttagttcGAGCAGTTTAGTTTATCAAATACATTCAGGACATATTTTATGTCCCTTTAAAGATCTTAGATTTGTTAGAATATACAGCAGAGGGCGTGGGTGTCACAACATTATATTAGGTTAACAGTAAAAGAAAAGGGAAAATTCAGAATAGCCTTTTGTACTGCCTGTCTCGCCTGTTTTCAACAAATTGCACTATGGCGAATACACAAAAtactaatttattgaaaaatagttgAAAGCCCAAAGCAACTGGTTACTACATTCTAAATTTAAagcaataaaatacataaatgcCTAGGCAAGTTTTTTCTCTTATAATTATCCTTCAGACATTTCACAAAGTGAAAAATTTTTGTCCTCAAGATGACATGTTTGTTGCAATCGTATTTATGAAATGATCATAAAAAAAGGATTCCAGACGCATTTGTAGGTCCAGAAAATATGCATCATCAAAATGTATGCGATCAATAAAACATGCACCCGAAGGTAAAAGAATAATGATGTCACACCACTTGAGTCCTGTGATTCCTAAACACcccattatttgaaaataataatcatgattcattttCAATGTCCATTCCcctttatcatttttaaaaagacAAGAAACCTTGTCAAAAGTGTCAGACATGGGGCATTTGACTTCTAATAAGCCATAGCATAGGTTGCCATCACAAGATGGGTCGTAAACTTTACGATCTGGTGAACACCCCAACCAGGGACAAGTTGAAGATATTACCAATCCACATGGGGAACActggcatttttttatttcctcgTATAATTTTACTGCTTCTGGTTCCATTTGGATACCTCTTTTCATTGCTGCAGTTTGAAATAATTTGGAAGAAGTAAGATTTGAAGCAAGGGagtcaaaatttgaaacacGTTTATAAATTCGGCCAAATTTGGATGCTGTAATTCTAAATTATCGTTGTTGGTGCCAAATCGGAGAGTTATACTGATTTCGAGTCATAAATTCAATGTGTTTACAATCTTCTCTGCCCAAAGTCAGATTTTGCATCACTTTGTGTTGCATTTCTGTTAACACCGTGTTAGTCTGTGGAGACAAACTAGACAGAGGGAGAGAAGGGAATTCAAAACTTTTCTCATCACATATCTGTTGATATGCTAGAGGACTCCCAAATGGTGCTTGtccaaaatttgttgaaatactTACAACAGAAGATGGATTTGACGGCAAAATTGTATTTAACTGAATATTATATTGACTAAAATTTAGAAAGCTCTGCCATTGCGGGATTCTTCCAGGTTTGTGTAGAGTGCTGCGAATTGTTCTGATGGATTTCGAACATggattttgaataataattttttggaTAGGCAGCTGCTTGAATCCTTCGCTTCTTGGATGATGCCATGATTGTAATTGCATAGTGCCAGTGATAGCTGGGGGGACTTTCTTTAGTTGGAGATTGCTGAAATGCGCAGTGCAGTACAACAATGCTAAAGAATGACAGCAAATTGCTTCTCCCACTGTACAAGAGCAAGTAGCACTCAGTACATTGTTCCGTCGCAAAGTTACAAATAATGAATGAGGTGGCTCGTTTTTTCTTTGTGATCGATAACATCTTGcctttattaaaaaattctgaCCATCTTGGAAAACGGTGAAAATAATAATGCATATTAGTGATAAGTTACAGCTTAATTTGCTTTCAATGGTTGTTGCATATTCAGCATGGTTTAATCGAAACCTAGGTGTAATGAGATTAGATAGTTGATTTATCTCGAACTCCTCCATTGTACAAAAATGCCAACAGCAGACGGAGATTCTAGAAAAGCTGTGTAAATTATAAGCTGCCCCCTGCCTTTTAGATCccctataaaaataaataggtaaatcctgAATAGCCCATGAATAAATGTACATCACAAGTCATTATTTACTGACGTTCTTAATGCTTAAAATTATAACGGTGGTTACGGTACATGTGACATCATCATGTCCCGCTCGCTGAAAAATCTTACTTGCCCTACCTAACTTACCATACCTTTGTAATCGTGGATGAAAGActcccagaagtatttgtaTCCTCTCTTGGCGCTATTTCCATTCCCAGCATGCTTTTCAGCATATTCTGTAACGTCATCAAAACTAAAATCAGGAAGATATTTCAAATCGTCGCTAAAGATACGCTCAGCCATTACAcagacagataaaaaaaaacgcgcCAGAGTAACAATCGCGAAGTCGTCGTCTGACGTCCTGCTCACTATCC
The sequence above is a segment of the Styela clava chromosome 7, kaStyClav1.hap1.2, whole genome shotgun sequence genome. Coding sequences within it:
- the LOC120327580 gene encoding uncharacterized protein LOC120327580; protein product: MAERIFSDDLKYLPDFSFDDVTEYAEKHAGNGNSAKRGYKYFWESFIHDYKDGQNFLIKARCYRSQRKNEPPHSLFVTLRRNNVLSATCSCTVGEAICCHSLALLYCTAHFSNLQLKKVPPAITGTMQLQSWHHPRSEGFKQLPIQKIIIQNPCSKSIRTIRSTLHKPGRIPQWQSFLNFSQYNIQLNTILPSNPSSVVSISTNFGQAPFGSPLAYQQICDEKSFEFPSLPLSSLSPQTNTVLTEMQHKVMQNLTLGREDCKHIEFMTRNQYNSPIWHQQR
- the LOC120327579 gene encoding uncharacterized protein LOC120327579, with translation MRGKVLSSASPRRWTGLGFSIAMAARASGGSKLHCCVPLCNGDSRYSPDLSFHSFPKNEKMKRAWIHSIRRDPGKHFQITPSTRVCGNHFRPEDIYETPSGRRRLHHNSVPSKFSWTKLIAERPLPNRLRTTDDATVPSSRTSSLSFNHINPTQVDHNYCIVVKTAEEKLEQALKEIENLKTQVSKLSISKFGMERFKASSSMIKYYTGFSSYCLLIDFFHILLDCANSLTLWSAVSEEVYNGSSDFLDHPCKKRSLPLADELFLFLCRLRQGFDEIHLSDVFCISQSTVSRIVITWANFLYFTLASIPIWPTGEQVYENMPQCFKNQGYESTRIVLDCCEILCQSPSSLMLQSEFFSFYKNHTTLKCLLGIAPHGPITFVSLLFCGSISDSEITRRSGILSLLERGDSVMCDKGFAIRSLLEVKGVGLNIPPFNFNGRFTYEEALRSSKIASLRVHVERAIRRVKEYQLFEGRIPLSMLGTVNQLWTVACLLTNFSGPLF